One genomic segment of Pseudoalteromonas sp. GCY includes these proteins:
- a CDS encoding discoidin domain-containing protein: MKTLNKIRNAIPLIAVSSLLAACGGGSDDPKVEEVPVTPAVTTAEVSGSVIKGALSQARISVTALNGSSMMMDENSATSQTGELFIELTGKAGFGINSTIKVTATTSEGSQMRCDASRCGSAGIGEQVSGEYIAGVTLATLSHVAVPFGSNADGSADATLQINALTTLATMLVEQQIAEGRNVSTPELMALAKVEMSALLLRALGWQTGNTNVFELPVVSADQLTNFELGETCTTSDSGEQNCEMTYVSESVQKLSLFNAAFAQFDEQGSLQGVLSDSASNLSAALGGDEVALEALRLPIYNALQAHPLTAQLGLNADSIMDLALPLFDEPVSTGPMQQVVTSGATITARNAIGDTESADKAFDGDPQTKWLDHNDWQGPPTEEAPSWIQVDFPTQQAISGVYITSANDAPERDPENFSLLASNDEGASWVNLGNVVGASFEARFERQGFVFGNAQKYTSYRIAVTKNKNNDGLLQIGEIQFVGPVYPSVDHTDTETFAVTASNSIGEEENQDKAFDNNPTTKWLDHNDWQGPPTVEAPSWIQVDFNEAVAVNQLAITSANDAPERDPENFALFGSNDNGVTWQRLSNWVGESFEARGERQSFAVANQLPYQSYRLEITKNKNNDGLMQLAEIELIGPEISGLDHAQVQGASYSARFSISDSEGAAQAFDKNVETKWLDHNDWQGPPTVENPAWVQVSLPQAQAVNTLYITSANDAPERDPENFQLLASHDGEVWQVLNTWVGESFESRFERRAFAFANGLAYTHYRLSISKNANNDGLVQIAEIELAGPQYALEDLSDLAGTSFTARNRIGDAESEQKAFDNDIETKWLDHNEWQGPPTEESPSWIQADFTTPQIVSGLAITSANDAPERDPENFQLLGSNDGGETWTEVAVWVGESWDERLQRRAFTFSNAFAYSSYRLNISKNANNDGLVQISEIELLGLSGE, encoded by the coding sequence ATGAAAACGTTAAATAAAATAAGAAATGCGATCCCGCTCATTGCTGTTAGCAGTTTATTGGCTGCATGTGGCGGCGGGAGCGATGACCCAAAAGTTGAAGAAGTGCCAGTAACTCCCGCTGTGACGACGGCAGAAGTATCAGGTTCAGTGATAAAAGGCGCGTTGAGCCAAGCCCGCATTTCGGTGACGGCGCTCAATGGCTCTAGCATGATGATGGATGAGAACTCGGCAACCAGTCAAACGGGGGAGTTGTTTATAGAACTGACGGGTAAAGCCGGTTTTGGTATTAATTCCACCATTAAAGTGACCGCCACAACGAGTGAAGGCTCGCAGATGCGCTGCGACGCAAGTCGCTGTGGTTCTGCAGGAATTGGGGAGCAGGTAAGTGGCGAGTATATTGCTGGTGTGACTTTGGCTACCTTAAGTCATGTCGCCGTGCCGTTTGGTTCAAATGCCGATGGCAGTGCTGATGCTACCCTACAAATCAACGCCTTGACGACACTAGCAACCATGCTGGTGGAGCAGCAAATTGCTGAGGGGCGTAATGTCTCTACTCCCGAATTAATGGCATTGGCAAAAGTGGAGATGTCTGCGTTATTGCTTCGGGCCCTTGGCTGGCAAACCGGGAACACCAATGTTTTTGAGTTACCTGTGGTTAGCGCTGATCAATTAACGAATTTTGAATTAGGGGAAACTTGCACAACCTCTGACTCTGGTGAGCAAAATTGCGAGATGACGTATGTTTCCGAGAGTGTGCAAAAGCTTTCCCTATTCAATGCTGCATTTGCACAGTTTGACGAGCAAGGCTCTTTGCAGGGCGTCTTAAGCGACTCTGCTAGCAATCTTAGCGCCGCACTTGGCGGTGATGAAGTTGCACTTGAAGCGCTTCGATTGCCAATTTACAACGCGCTTCAAGCTCACCCATTAACTGCGCAGCTAGGCCTTAATGCCGATAGTATTATGGACTTAGCGCTACCATTATTTGATGAGCCGGTCTCCACGGGACCGATGCAGCAAGTCGTGACATCAGGTGCTACTATCACAGCAAGAAATGCAATTGGTGATACCGAGAGTGCAGACAAAGCATTTGATGGCGATCCGCAAACTAAATGGCTTGACCACAATGATTGGCAGGGACCACCTACTGAGGAAGCGCCGTCTTGGATCCAGGTGGATTTTCCCACTCAACAAGCAATTAGCGGTGTTTACATTACCAGTGCTAATGATGCCCCAGAGCGAGACCCTGAAAACTTCTCTTTATTAGCTTCTAACGATGAGGGAGCGAGTTGGGTTAATTTGGGTAATGTGGTTGGGGCGTCGTTTGAAGCGCGCTTTGAACGTCAAGGCTTTGTATTTGGTAATGCGCAAAAGTATACAAGCTACCGAATTGCAGTGACAAAGAACAAAAATAACGATGGCTTACTGCAAATTGGAGAAATTCAATTTGTTGGGCCGGTTTATCCGAGCGTTGACCATACTGATACTGAGACGTTTGCGGTCACGGCAAGCAACAGTATCGGTGAGGAGGAAAACCAAGATAAGGCTTTTGATAACAACCCAACCACTAAGTGGCTAGATCATAATGATTGGCAAGGCCCGCCAACTGTCGAAGCGCCTTCATGGATCCAAGTAGACTTTAATGAGGCGGTGGCAGTTAATCAGCTTGCGATAACGAGCGCCAATGATGCACCAGAGCGAGATCCTGAGAACTTTGCTTTGTTTGGCTCTAACGATAACGGGGTTACATGGCAGCGGTTGAGTAATTGGGTTGGTGAATCTTTTGAAGCGCGAGGGGAGCGCCAAAGCTTTGCGGTAGCAAATCAATTGCCATACCAAAGCTATCGTCTTGAGATAACCAAGAATAAAAATAATGATGGCCTGATGCAGCTTGCTGAGATTGAATTAATCGGCCCAGAAATCTCTGGATTAGATCATGCACAAGTACAAGGTGCGAGTTACTCGGCGCGTTTTAGTATTAGTGATTCAGAGGGCGCAGCGCAAGCATTTGATAAAAATGTTGAGACTAAATGGCTCGATCACAATGATTGGCAGGGGCCTCCCACTGTTGAAAATCCAGCTTGGGTCCAAGTTAGCTTGCCGCAAGCGCAAGCGGTAAATACTTTGTACATTACCAGCGCCAATGATGCGCCGGAGCGTGACCCTGAAAACTTCCAACTTTTAGCATCTCACGATGGGGAAGTGTGGCAAGTATTAAATACTTGGGTAGGGGAGTCGTTTGAATCGCGTTTTGAACGTCGTGCCTTTGCATTTGCTAATGGCTTGGCTTACACACATTATCGCTTGTCTATCAGTAAAAATGCGAATAATGATGGGCTAGTGCAAATAGCTGAAATTGAACTCGCTGGACCTCAGTATGCACTTGAAGATTTATCTGATTTGGCTGGAACAAGCTTTACCGCGCGTAATCGTATTGGAGATGCGGAAAGTGAACAAAAGGCGTTTGATAATGATATCGAGACAAAATGGCTAGATCACAATGAGTGGCAAGGCCCGCCAACAGAGGAGTCACCATCTTGGATCCAAGCTGATTTTACTACGCCACAAATTGTGAGTGGTTTGGCAATCACGAGTGCGAATGATGCACCAGAGCGCGATCCCGAAAACTTCCAGTTACTGGGTTCTAATGATGGCGGTGAGACGTGGACAGAAGTCGCGGTTTGGGTGGGGGAAAGCTGGGATGAGCGCTTACAACGAAGAGCGTTTACTTTTTCCAATGCTTTTGCCTATAGCAGTTATCGTCTAAATATTAGCAAAAATGCGAATAACGATGGCCTAGTACAGATCTCAGAAATTGAGCTCCTTGGTCTTAGCGGCGAATAG